Proteins encoded together in one Ipomoea triloba cultivar NCNSP0323 chromosome 4, ASM357664v1 window:
- the LOC116015187 gene encoding kirola-like, translated as MSNLSGKLVSQIEIKSDGDVFHEIFRYRPNHISTMSSDKIHGCDLHEGEWGTVGSVICWTFTHDGKKKIAKERIEAIDEEHKSVKYKVIGGDLLEHYKSVSLSVHVDTRGINNLVTWTIEFEKQNESIPEPHTLMKFVLDVTKDIETHHLDQVMPN; from the exons atgagcaATCTAAGTGGGAAGTTAGTATCACAAATAGAGATCAAGTCCGATGGGGATGTGTTCCATGAAATCTTTAGGTATAGACCAAATCATATCTCCACCATGAGCTCAGACAAGATTCATGGCTGTGATTTGCATGAGGGTGAGTGGGGAACTGTTGGTTCTGTCATCTGCTGGACTTTTACTCATG ATGGGAAAAAGAAGATTGCAAAAGAGAGAATTGAAGCCATAGACGAGGAACACAAATCAGTAAAATACAAGGTGATCGGAGGTGATCTGTTAGAACATTACAAGAGTGTGAGCTTAAGTGTTCATGTTGACACAAGGGGCATAAACAACTTGGTGACTTGGACCATAGAGTTTGAGAAGCAAAATGAGAGTATCCCAGAGCCACACACTTTGATGAAGTTTGTCTTAGATGTCACCAAAGACATTGAGACCCACCATCTCGATCAAGTGATGCCAAATTAA